TCGCCTCTCCTTTTTCGCTGCTTATTGCTCTTGCTAGCGGTATATTAATGGGGCTTACCGTTGCCCCTGTAGGAGCTTGGTTTCTTGCCTGGATTGCCCTAGCTCCTCTGTGGGTATTGGTAGTTACAACCCCCAAACATTCCTCACTCCTCGCTCCTCACTCCTTACCCCTCCTTTGGGGCATTGGCTATCACGGTGTCGCTTTATTTTGGATTACAGGCATTCATCCTATGACTTGGATGGGTGTACCGTGGTTGAGTAGTCTGGCGATCGCCCTTTTCTGCTGGATCTTCATCACCCTCTGGGGAGCTGCCTTAGTAGTTGGCTGGGGCGTTGGCATGAAAGCACTGCTAAATTGGCGAATTCCCACTTTAAAATCCCTACTCCCAAACGCAAAAACACAAAAAACCCTTTGCGCCTTCGCACGCCAGTTGCTACAACGGAGGGAACCTCACGCCAGTCGCCTCAACGGGGGAAACCCCCGCACGGTGCTGGCTCCGCAACGCACCGGCTCGTCTTTGCGCGACAAAATTCCTCTTAGTCTCGTCCGCCTCCTCATCGGCGTTGCTCTTTGGTGCGGCTTAGAAAGCTTGTGGAGTGCCGGACCCTTGTGGTGGTCTTCGCTTTCCTACACCCAAAGCCCCCACAACCTACCCATTCTCCATCTCGGACAACTTTCTGGAGCAAGTGCTGTTACAGCTGCGATCGTCGCTGTCAATGGATTGTTTGCCGAAGCTTGGATTGCAGTTGTAGGGGCGCACAGCCGTGCGCCCATTCAGGGGAGTCGAAAAACATCTGTTGTCTTTTGCCTTTTGCCTTTTGCTTTTTGCCTTTTATTACACCTTTTGGGCTACAGCTTGTACAGCCGTCCCCTGATTCAGTCTCCAGACACAGTTCTCAAAGTTGGGATCGTCCAGGGTAACGTCCCGAATAAAATCAAACTTTATCCCGAAGGTTTTCGGAAGGCGATCGAAGGTTATACGACTGGCTACCAAACTTTAGCAGATCGGGGAGTTGATGCAGTTTTAACTCCAGAAGGAGCTTTACCTTTTCGCTGGAATGACGTTCAACGCACTTCTTTTTACTCCGCTGTCAAAGAAAGGGGCGTAGTTGCTTGGTTGGGATTGTTTGGCGACAAAAAAGGAGGCTATACGAACAGTATTTTTACCCTACTGAGTAACGGACAGATTTTTAGTCGTTATGACAAATCAAAATTAGTACCGATTGGCGAATACGTTCCATTCCAAGAAATTTTAGGTGGGATTGTTTCTCGACTTTCACCGCTTGACGAGCATCAAATAGCAGGTGCGCCAAATCAGTTATTCGATACTCCTTTCGGTCGAGCAATTGTCGGAATTTGTTACGAATCTGCCTTTCCCGAACGATTTCGCTACCAAGCTGCTGCTGGAGGGCAATTTATCCTCAGTCCCTCCAACGATGCCCATTACAGCGCTGCGATGCCAGCTCAGCACCATGCTTTAGATATCATGCGGGCGATCGAAACTGACAGATGGGCTGTGCGTGCTGTCAATACCGGATATTCTGCTTTTGTCGATCCTCACGGTAAGACAGTTTGGATATCGGGACACAATACTTATGAAATCCATTCCGAAACTATTTATCGCCGTCAAACCAAAACTTTATACGTGCGTTGGGGCGATTGGCTGACACCGATGTTGATGGTTGTGGCTGTTGTCGTTTGGCTGGTAAGGCTTGTTGGACAAGTTTAGGTTTTAGGGTTTTAGATCGTATATGAGAAGGTCGCGATCGCTCTATTCTAGAGGTAATTCAAATCCAGGTAAAATATCTTCTCCAGAGAGGACGGAAGGTAAAAATATGACTTCTACAGGCTGGTTGGCGCGATAAATTTCTACTTGGCTATTTTGAGGGTTAATTAACCAACCCAAACGCAAACCATTAGCCAAATATTCTTGCATTTTCTCTTGTAATGGTTTTAGCGTATCGGTGCGAGAGCGCAATTCAATTGTAAAATCTGGGCATATGGGAGGAAACTTTTCTCGTTCTTCTGGAGTTAGAGCCTCCCATCGTTCCAATCTTATCCAAGCTGCATCAGGAGAACGGTTAGCACCATTGGGGAGACGAAAAATTGTGGAGGAACTAAAGACTTTTCCTAGCTTGGTTTGACGATTCCAATTATTCAAATCTGTTATCAGATCTGCTTCTTGATTGCCGCTTTCTCCTCCTACGGGTGGCACGATAATTAAATCTCCTTTGGCATTAAGCTCTAAATTCAACTCGCGATTTGCCATGCACAGTTGATAAAACTGTTCCTGAGTCAAATGCACGATTGGTTCTAGATTTAATATCACCGTATCCATAAAGAATGGTAATGGGTAATGGGTAGTTGGTAATTGTTGGTTGACAGTTTATTCTCCCTTGTCTCCCTTGTCCCCCTTGTCTCATTTCTTCGCTTCCCAAGGCTTAACCTGTACTTCTCCTTTGGGTGTAAAGGTGACTTGAAATTGAGCTAAGGATTCTGGTGGCGTAGCACTACCAGCAGCAGGTTGGGATAGCAGGCGAGGTAGGGGAGTTTGCTGGACTTGCCCGTTGGATATGTCGTTAGTCGCAACATAGCCTTTAATCGCTCCATTAGCAGCTACGCCAACGCGGTAAACTAAATCTTGACCGAGGGCTACGTTAGGCTTCCACGCCGGTCGGAGTTGGTCGGTGAGTTTTTGCTGTAATTGCACCAATTGCAAGGGATCGGTAATGGGTGGTGCGTTAGCAATGTTGGTAGATTGGGCGGATGGAGAGGTGGCTTCTGTAGGACGGCGGACAGCTTCGGGAATGGGAATTAAGAAAAAGGCGATCGCGGCTAGGGCTAATCCTGATGCGCCTACGGTGGCGGGTACGGCTTGCTTGACTAACTGCTGTCCCGATCGCACGTAGCGCCGCGAAACTGGAGCTAGTTGCAGCGTCAAATCTGGTAGGGTTTGGGTATCGGCAAAAAACTGATCGATCGCCTCTACTAAGTCAAATAACTGTACTGTTGTCAGCTCGACTTCCTGCGCCGTACCTTCGGTGTGGCTATTTGCTTCTGATTCTTTATGACTTTCTGGCTGGACGATCAAACGATGACGATCGCGATCGATTTTTTGCAACTGTACCAAGCTAGATTCTTTGTTGTGCGCTTCTGGGTGCGTGACGTGACTCAAAAATTCTTGGGCGTAACCGCTAACAGCTGTCACTAAACTTTCAAAAAAATCTCTACCACCAGTCAAGGTTTGTTTTGCCTGGATCAGCTGACACTCAACATAGGTCAAAATTGTGAGTACGGGTCGCCCGTCAAAGGATTGGGAGTCAGTCGCGCGATCGCTCAATCCCTCTAAAACCAGCGTGCAATTGGGCAGGCTGTACTTGCGCTGAATCGTCGTCATTCTACTTCCCCATCAAACAAACTAATCCACAACCGCTGCATTCCCGCTGTCCCCGTACAAAATAGCAATTGTTGCAACAGTGTCAGTGCTAGTTCATCCAACTTTTCAGGGGAATTGTAAGCCAGTACCCCAGAACGACGAGGATTCATCCGACTGCGAAAATGCGATCGAAACCTTTCGAGATAATTAGACAAGCGTAAATTTTGTTCAAGTGGAATTCCTTTGTCACGCATTTGCTGATATGTCAATAGCAACTGTCGAATCACAGCTGTCAACCTGCGGGCTAAATCGGCGGCGATGACGACAAGTGCTTTAGCCTCTAGTAAACTGAGGTCGCGCCGAGCGTGCGATCGCCTCAATGGGTTCGTACAGCGCATTCGCCACAAGTTTACCCGATTTTTGACAATATCTTGTAGTTCTAGCTCCTGCGCTATTGCCAAGAATAATTCCGAACCACCAAGTTCTAGGGCTTCAATCGCCAGTAACATCAAATCAATTTGCAACCTCACCCTTTGAGGACAAGCCCTTTCATCAACAGGTGGGTTAGGTAAACTTTCCAGCATCAGGGGGAGGGATGGGACGGTTGAACTATCTAACGGATTCGCGCTTGCGGAGACATTCATCTTAACCAAAGATATACGAGTAAATAACTAAAACCAGCCTTCACTAGATTGGCAAAATTGGCGACTGACTGTCTACTTTTAGCATAGAAGGGAGTCGGGAGTCGGGAAGAAGGGGACAAGGGAGACAAGGAAGACAAGGGGGACAAGGGAGCAATTCTAGTCACTAGTCACCCGCCACTAGTCACTGATAACTGATAACTGGTAACTGATAATAAGGTTTCCCTGATTCTCGCTCGAAATTAGCGATCGCACGTAACAATTTAAAACATCTGGAATTCTAGTGTACGATTTTTCAAAGTCTTCCTAAGTCTGCCAATATAGATAGTTGCCGTTATACTCAGCCAGTCTCGCTGACAACCTATGGATCTCAAGTCCCTGATTCGCGATATTCCCGATTTTCCCAAGCCTGGTATTTTGTTTCGAGATATTACCACTTTGCTGCGCGATGCCGCAGGGCTACGCCATGCCATAGATAGTCTGGCTGATAAGCTGGATGGTGCGGGGTTAAATGCTGAATATATTGTAGGAATTGAGTCACGCGGCTTTATCATTGGTGCAGCTTTGGCTTATAAATTAGGCATTGGCTTTATTCCCGTGCGTAAACCTGGGAAGTTACCCTCTTTGGTTCACTCGGTTGAATACGAACTAGAGTATGGCATGGATAAGTTAGAAGTGCATCAAGATGCCTTGCAGCCTGGTAGTCGGGTATTGATTGTAGATGACTTGATCGCCACTGGGGGAACCGCCAGCGCCACGGCTAAGTTAGTGCAGCAAATCGGCTGCGAGTTGGTTGGTTTTGGGTTTATCGTCGAGTTACGAGATTTAGCAGGGCGGCGGAATTTGCCCGACGTGCCAATTGTGGCGCTAGTGGAGTATTAATGAGATTATCTTGTGACTTGTTACAAAGATCTTGACCCAATCGATTATTTCCCTGTAGGAAATGATATTCTCCTACAGGCTATAGGCTGGCTAGGTAAAGAGCTTGAATTCCAAACTGGAAGAGTTGGGCAGCAGTTCTTTAATAAGCTATGTGAATCAGCAGAAAATCCTTGGCAACCATTCATTTCAGCAGGCTTTCATACTTGCGACCTTTGCCAGTTTCCGTTTTCTGAGCAAAATTTATGGAGCGATTACTTTTTATCTTGCTAATCAAGAACTAATTAATCGCTATCTTGAAAAGGGAGAAGAAGAATTTGAAAAGCTGCGACTCTCTTTAAGAGAAAGAAATCCAGCTCTGTATCAAAAACTAATAGCTGCTAAAGCCCAAAAGCAGGGCAAAGCATGACGAAAATTCGATTTCAAGCAAATGCCGACTTGAAACAGGCAATTGTGACTGGTACACTCTGAAGAGAAACAAATATTGATTTTCAATCAGCTTATGTAGCAGGATGAGAAGGTAAGACACAGACCAAGAGGTATTAGCTATAGCTGCGCGAGACGAGAGAGTACTCGTGACTCACGATCGCAAAACTATGCCAGTTGAATTTGGTAAGTTTATTACTACAAAAACTAGTACTGGAGTTATAATTATTTCTCAAAATCTGTCAATTAGTGATGCGATTGAATCTCTTATTCTAATTTGGGAAGCATCTGAAGCAGAAGAATGGATAAATCAGATTATGTCTATTCCTTTTTAATTGATTTGTGAATTGGCGATCGGATAGATGCAGGTCTTAGCTACCGAATATTAGCCTAAATTAGTAGCCTCCGGTAAGTCAAATAATATAGTCGTCATGTAGTGTTCTGCCCACTCTACACCAAAGGCTTTTTCTAACACTCGGCGAGTTTTGTCATTTTGCTGCTGTTTTGTACAGTAATATTGTTGCGCGGCGAAAATTTCGGCTTGTTGCGTTTTAGAAACAGGTTGAGATGCGATCGCCTGGGTACAATGTATTTCTAAAAATCCTCGTACCATTGCCAAAAATTTCTCTTCTTCCTCTGGAGAACCAGGACGAATAAACGTGCAAAACGGTGAAAAGATATCTCCCCAAACCGGAAGTTCGCGGGGTTGAGAGAAATTCGGATTTGGTAAAGCAGAAAGTGCAGCAGTATAAGCAGATGGTAAAGTTCGGTCTCGATTTAAAGGCGATAAATCTGCGATCGCAGCACTAATTTGTCCCCTTCCTCCGACTAAGTCACAGCCAAACATGGGTAGAGCGTATTCTATGCGGGGAAACATGACGCAGTGCAAAATATCTAGCGTCGTTCCCACTTTCGCCAATTCTAGGTGTAGTTTGCGAAATTGGGGTGTTTGATAACAACGATTTTCAATTGTCAGTTTCTCTCCCTCCAATCTGCCTTCAACATAGCCTAACTCTGCGGGAATGACGTAGGGTGAAAGTTCTAAGTGGTTTTGCCAAACAGATTCGATCGCGTCGGCTAGTTGCCGAATTAGAGAGTGCTGTTGCGATCGCAGTGAAGGAGTAGAAGCAGGTGTCATGGAAAAATACTCAATACCGGACTGTGAATGCTGAATTCATCACTTACAACTCCTCATTCTATTACTCTATGTGGCTCGGAACTTAAAAGGCGATCGTATATCTGGCTGGAACAAACGTAAAGTTATCCAACGATAGATGCAGCTTCTCTCGAAGTTTCTGTAGCATAAACTACAGAAATGCAATTTTTACAGATTGCCGATCGACTTTTCTGAGTAAAGAGGGCAAAGGCAGTGCAACTAAATTCTCACAAACAACACAAAACCGCCGATAGAACCTATTCAAACTGGCTGAACAAAATTTATGACAATTCATTAGAGCAATGTCAACGCAATGGTTGGGTCAAGTTGCGAGAACTTCCCAGTACTTACAGTCATGATGAAGCATTGCTCCTGTGCCAAGTGGGAAAAGACGAGTGGTTAGCTTGGATTCCAGATCGTGGAGAAGCTGTACTGCACGCGGATCAATTTGAGGTGGATGGTAATTGGTAGTTGTTGGTTGTCGGTTATTAGTTGTCAGTCACTAATCTTTTGCAAATGTAGTTTTGACTTTTAACTTTTAACTTTTGACTTTTGACTTACCTATCCCAAAACTCCGTCACCTCATAACCAAGTTGCGATAGCATTTGGCGCAGTAGGGGCAAGCTGAGACCAATTACATTTGAGTGACAGCCTTCAATTTTATCGACAAATAGACCTCCGCGCCCTTCTAAAGCAAAAGCACCAGCACACTTGAGGGGTTCTCCGGTAGCAACGTAGGCTCTAATAGCGCGATCGCTCATTTGAGCAAAATAAACCCGCGTGACTTGAGTGCGGACAAGTATTTGTTGTTGCGGCTGGTCGATAATAGCATGACCTGTATACAGTTCCCCCACTTGACCGCTCATGTGCTGCCAACGGGCGATCGCGACTTCTGCATTCTCTGGTTTACCATGTATTTCTCCATTTAACAGCAAGACAGAATCACAGCCCACAATTAAAGCTGAATCAAATTGAGGTGCGATCGCTTCCGCTTTACAACGCGCTAAAGTTTCTACCAATTCAGTCGCATTCTCGGTTTGAATTTGAGACTCATCAAAATTGCTGACGCGCACAATTGGTTCGATGCCAACCATTTGTAACAAGCGCCGCCGCGCCGGAGAAGCGGAAGCCAAAACAAATTGTGGTAAACCCATGTCAGTTATCAGTTATCAGTTATCAGTTATCAGTCGGCTTCTTAGATGATCCCATTCCACGGTAGGATTGACTGTGATTTAAGTATGAATGTGAATGGATTGTATATGAAGCACTATTGGTCACGTCTACTTGCCCTGGTTTTGGTAGTCGTTATTGGTTTAATGGGCTGCTCTAGTGGCGGTGGGCTTTCTGGAGATTATCGTCAAGATACCTTGGATGTGATAGGTGTATTGCGCAACGCAATCGAACTACCGCAAGATGCACCGAACAAAGGCGAAATCCAAGCAGAAGCCCGCAAAAAAATTAATGATTTCGCCGCTCGCTATCAGCGTAATGGTAGTTTGACAGGTTTAAGTTCTTTTACCACCATGCGCACCGCTTTAAATTCCCTGGCTGGTCACTACAGTTCTTATCCTAACCGTCCTCTACCGGCAAAACTGAAGCAACGCCTGGAATTAGAATTCAAACAAGTAGAGATGGCGGTGGCTCGGGGAAATTAAGCTTAGTTACAGTCGCATATTTAAGAAATATGTATCTTTGCTGGTGGCAAGCAGGTTACTGCTTGCCAGTATTTTTTTACACAAATAAAGTAGGCGATCGCCTACCGGGAAACGGATAAAGGAAACATCAGTGGCAGGAATTCCGAATAATTACGAATTACACAGGACAAATTCCGAATTATTCTGAGTGATGGTAGCAACCAAAGGTCGAATACTAACGTCAAACTAAGTCGGAAGTTATGAGTCGTAAGTTGTAAGTGGAAGAGTTATCTTCTGCACTCTAGAACATAAAGTCAGCAAATTTAATCGTTTGTCAACTCTTTAAGGCTATCCATAATACTTTCTTAACTTCCGACTTCTGACTTCTGAATTCCTTTGTCCTATTTCTTGTTTTTAGGAATGTCCGATTGCAAATTAAGTCAATTAAAATTCTTGCAACTGCGCCTATTACAACGATACCTAGCGGCGATCGCCTTTACGAGTAGCTTACTGGTAATGAGCTTGGGGAACCATCCTGTAATAGCCCAAACAACTGCCTACTGTCAGGAATCAGAAGCAGTAAGGCAAGAGAAAGAAAGCTTACTTCAGAAAGCATTACAAGGTGACACAGAGGCGCAAAACCGCTATAAACAGCTAATAAACCAACAAGCACAGCAATTAGCAGAGTGCCGCGATCGCACTCCGCCTCAACATCAAGCGATCTGGTTGCGCCTTTATCCCTGCGATACTCAGCCTGGGGTATTAGACAAGATTATGGATCGGATTGTCAGCCGAGGCTATAACTACGTTTACATCGAGACATTTGCGGATGGGCAAGTCCTATTACCCGCATCGGCTAACCCGACAGCATGGCCCGCGATGGTGCGTACCCCTGGCACGGAAAATACAGATTTACTCGCCGAAGCTATTCAAAAAGCCCACGAACGAGGCTTGAAAGTCTACGCTTGGATGTTTATGATGAACTTCGGCTATTCCTACGGGCAACGTAGCGATCGCCAATCGGTATTAGCCAGGAACTTTAAAGGCGATACGAGCTTAAATGTTGTAGATAACGCCAGTCAAGTATTTATCGATCCTTACAACGTCCAGGCAAAGCGCGACTTCTATCAGTTGGTGCAACAAGTGGTACGCCGCCGCCCTGACGGAGTCTTATTTGACTACGTGCGTTATCCACGCGGTTTGGGTGGTGCTTCTGTAGTCTCTAAAGTACAAGATTTATGGATTTATAGCGAAGCAGCCCGTCAAGCTTTAGAACAACGGGCGTTGAACAAAAAGGGGCGAGAACTGATTAAACGCTATGTTGCTAAGGGTGCATTGTCAGCCTCAGATGTTGATGAGGTCGATAAGCTTTATCCCGATGAAGGAGAACCACTTTGGCAGGGACGCACTCCACCCACTCAAGAGGAGAAAAAAGTGTTACCGAGTGCTGCGGCGCGTCGTCCGCTGCTACAGTTAGAGTTATGGCGGTTGAGTGTAGCCCATGCCCTACAAGGAATTCTCGATTTTGTCGCCTTGGCAGCTTCACCAGTACAACAACAGGGAATACAGACAGGGTTAGTGTTTTTTCCTGATGGCAACCAAGTTGTAGGTGAGGGGTATGATTCCCGCTTGCAGCCTTGGGATCGGTTTCCTACCAGTGCAGAATGGCATCCCATGTCCTATGCTGCTTGCGGTAATGCCGATTGCATTGCGGCTTTGGTGCAAAGAGTGTTTAAATACGCGCCACCTGAAGCTAAAGTTATTCCGGCGATCGCTGGTACATGGGGACAGTCTATCAGCAATCGCCCCTCTCTTGAAGCTCAAATGAGCGCGATCGAGCGTGCTGCACCTCAAGTTAAAGGAATTAGCCATTTTGCTTTTTCTTGGCAAGAACCGGAAATTGAAAATTTGCGGAAGTCTTGTCGCTGGAAATAGCTATATCATCAGGTGGGCATTGCCCACCCTACACTTAAATTTCATGCTATAAATTTAGTGCGAGTTGTTCGCAAATTGAATCAGAATAAGTGTAATTTTGAAATAACTGAAAAGCTTTTCGATCGAGTGCGGTTGAGAGTTTTGCACTCAGGTCTAGACGATTCATCCAGTGTAGTGTTTTCGATAAAGCTAAATGCTGCCCCATGGAGATATCAATGTCATTACTATTTAATTGAATAACGCAAATCCTTCCAGTAATACGATGATGAGCGATCGCATGGGTAAATTTTCCTGGTAGTTGAAGCGGTTGCCAACGATCGAGCTTTGATAATTGATGAGCGAGCGTCAAAGGAAAGCCAATCGTTTTGGCTAAAAAACCATCTGTTCTTTCTCCAATTGCCAAAGTATCGGTTTGTCGATGCCAAAAAATTAGCACGAATAATTCCGTATCTACTAAAACGCGGCGGGGTTTTTTAGGAGGACAAATTTCAATACAATTGTGAGCGTAAGCCAAACATTGCATTTGTAAAGGACAAATATCGCAACGGGGTTTCGTTTTTCGGCAGATTGTTGCACCCAACTCCATCATCGCTTGATTAAAGTCACCAGGACGATCGCTAGGAATGACTTGCGTGAGATAATCTTGAATGCGCGATCGCCCTGCTGTATTCCACACATCTTGTAAGGCTAGCAAGCGACTCACCACCCGGATGACGTTACCATCAATACAAGGAACTTTTTCGTTCAAGCAAATACTAGCGATCGCGGCAGCAGTATAATCGCCACAACCTGGAATTTGCAACCATTCGCGATAAGATTGGGGAAAACGACCGTTGAGGCGGTTGACGATGAACTCTGCACCTTTTTTCAAGTTTCTCGCTCGTGCGTAATATCCCAATCCAGCCCAGAGTCGGTGTAGTGTCTCTTCATCGCAGTTGGCTAAATCGTCTACCGTAGGCAGTTGTTGAACAAATTGAGCAAATTTAGGTAAGACAACGGCTAGAGTCGTCTGTTGGCTCATAACCTCGCAGATCCAAGTATGATAAATATTGACCTGCTGTCGCCACGGTAGCGGTCTGCGATCGCGATCGTACCAAGTCAGGAGTTGTCTTATACCTCGAGCCTTTAACACTTTTTTCACATAAGTTAGGTAGATATTTACGTTGGCTTTACCTAAAACCTAAATTTAAAGATTATTCTATGGTTATATACAGAAGATAACTAGTTGAAACTCTATAACTTAACCAGCATAGCGCCTGTAGAAGACAATTCTCCAGGCGCTATAGCTATTGCGATAACTGGTTGCTTGTGAATGGCTAGTGGCTGGACTTTTTTCTAGCCACCAACCACTAGTTACTAGCCACTGATTAAAAGCCAGCAAAGTTATAGCCAACACCAATTTGAATACCTACTTCTGTATCATCTAAAAAGCCTACGTTCGCACCTACGTTAGCTGTAAATTGCTCACCTATTGGTACATCTACACCAGCAGTTAACATTGGTCCTACATCGCTATCATCTCCCGTAGAAATACCCAAACCACCGCCGACATAGGGTGCAAAAATCGAACCAGCTTCCGAACCTGTATCGATTCCTGTAGGTTGCAAGTTAAAGTCGTAGGTCACAGGAATCAAGATGGTTGTATTGTCCCCAATGATGACTGACGGACGTGCAGAGACAGCATTGGTTAATCCGATTTTACTGATGACGGTGAAGTTAGTGTCACCTAAAGCTGTACTACCGTCTATCCCAATATTCGCTCCCACGCCTACGTAGCTAGAACCACCACGGGTAGACGATCCTGGTTCAATTGGATCTGGATTAGTTGCTGGTGGTTCTGTTGGGGTAGTTGGTTCTGTAGTAGGAGTCGTTGGATCTGTAGTGGGAGTAGATGGTTGAGTGCTGGGATACGTTGGATCTGTAGTGGGAGTAGATGGTTGAGTGCTGGGATACGTTGGATCTGTAGTGGGAGTAGATGGTTGAGTGCTGGGATACGTTGGATCGGCTTGTGCGATCGTGTTAACTCTCAATCTATCCTTCAAAGCAGCAGCAGAAGTAGAAATTTTAGGGTTTGCAGTTTGCGCTGATGCTGGCAGTTCGCTTGCAACTGCTACAACAGTTGCAAAACTAAACACAATGGCAGTCGAATGGAAAAATTTAACATTCATTTTTGTCATCCTCACATACAATTTGCTTTTTTTGGAGTCTATTACACGAATTTCTGCACCAGATTTGGCACTCCCAGCAGAATTCTAATCGTCTTTTACTGGTAAACTTGCGCTTTGTATAGTTAGTCCTAAAGCTCGCATATCTACCTTAGGTTAGACTTAGGTTAGAAAAATTAATTCTCAGAAGTTATGTTTGATTTCTGCATTTTGTAGTTTTAGCTCAGAAAAATGATAAAAATTTGTCGTTACGTCTATTTTTACCAAAAAACTTTAATTTTTGTTGGATTAAGAGCAACTATATATCAATAGTGGTAACAAGCAAAAATTAGAGTATTTCTAAAGAGATACTCAAAATAAAATCAACTCTACTTAAGTTAGAAAATTTAATCTTGTAACTCTGATTATTTGTCTATCTTACGCTAGATAAACTTTTTTTAATTATATAGCCACAAACCAGCACTCGCACTCTAAACGTGCCTCTGAAAGCGAGAATAGGCACAGGCGATCGCTAATAAATACTACAGGTGAAAATATAATTGAGAAACTAAGCTTTAAGCAGTCTATCTAGCAAAGAGTTAATCGAACGCTTGATTTGATGCCTGCGTTTCCAATTCTGGAAGGCTTTTTCATACTCCTCGCCTTGAATCTGTGATTTATTCCATACATCAAGACCTAAAAGAAAACTTAAAGATAATAAGATATAGAGCGACCAAGACAGACCACCGCCACTGACCAGATCTAAAAGGATAAAAAAGATATTAACTAAACCATAGTTACCAAATCTTTTTTGCAGCTTTTTCCGTCTATCCAGATTAAATTTCTGCCGTTCTTGACTATCAGATTGCTGATTCAACCACTCTTGTTCTGCTAATTGCAGACATTCTGGGGAAATTTCTAATTCAGCAGCAATTTCTAATAATTGTTGGCGAGAAAACTCTCCTTCATAGGCTTGACGAGCGATCGCTATTTGGAGAATTTGTTGAATATCTTCTTGGTGATAAGTCTGCACTAGCTTGTTGTCAACCACTGTTTTCATCTCACCTATGCCTTTCCCAGAAAATTTTGACTCAATCCAGATAGCTTCACTGTTTCTATGATAATTCGGAATTCAGTGAGTTGTCGTTGGTCGATGAGTCGTTAGTGGCGTTTTAGCGAGGTGGCTGGTGACTGGTGT
This window of the Chroococcidiopsis thermalis PCC 7203 genome carries:
- a CDS encoding family 10 glycosylhydrolase, which translates into the protein MSDCKLSQLKFLQLRLLQRYLAAIAFTSSLLVMSLGNHPVIAQTTAYCQESEAVRQEKESLLQKALQGDTEAQNRYKQLINQQAQQLAECRDRTPPQHQAIWLRLYPCDTQPGVLDKIMDRIVSRGYNYVYIETFADGQVLLPASANPTAWPAMVRTPGTENTDLLAEAIQKAHERGLKVYAWMFMMNFGYSYGQRSDRQSVLARNFKGDTSLNVVDNASQVFIDPYNVQAKRDFYQLVQQVVRRRPDGVLFDYVRYPRGLGGASVVSKVQDLWIYSEAARQALEQRALNKKGRELIKRYVAKGALSASDVDEVDKLYPDEGEPLWQGRTPPTQEEKKVLPSAAARRPLLQLELWRLSVAHALQGILDFVALAASPVQQQGIQTGLVFFPDGNQVVGEGYDSRLQPWDRFPTSAEWHPMSYAACGNADCIAALVQRVFKYAPPEAKVIPAIAGTWGQSISNRPSLEAQMSAIERAAPQVKGISHFAFSWQEPEIENLRKSCRWK
- a CDS encoding A/G-specific adenine glycosylase codes for the protein MLKARGIRQLLTWYDRDRRPLPWRQQVNIYHTWICEVMSQQTTLAVVLPKFAQFVQQLPTVDDLANCDEETLHRLWAGLGYYARARNLKKGAEFIVNRLNGRFPQSYREWLQIPGCGDYTAAAIASICLNEKVPCIDGNVIRVVSRLLALQDVWNTAGRSRIQDYLTQVIPSDRPGDFNQAMMELGATICRKTKPRCDICPLQMQCLAYAHNCIEICPPKKPRRVLVDTELFVLIFWHRQTDTLAIGERTDGFLAKTIGFPLTLAHQLSKLDRWQPLQLPGKFTHAIAHHRITGRICVIQLNSNDIDISMGQHLALSKTLHWMNRLDLSAKLSTALDRKAFQLFQNYTYSDSICEQLALNL
- a CDS encoding 2TM domain-containing protein, which encodes MKTVVDNKLVQTYHQEDIQQILQIAIARQAYEGEFSRQQLLEIAAELEISPECLQLAEQEWLNQQSDSQERQKFNLDRRKKLQKRFGNYGLVNIFFILLDLVSGGGLSWSLYILLSLSFLLGLDVWNKSQIQGEEYEKAFQNWKRRHQIKRSINSLLDRLLKA